From the Conger conger chromosome 13, fConCon1.1, whole genome shotgun sequence genome, the window TGTACCTTTTTTTCCTGATGTCCCTTTCTGCACCTTCATCTGTTCATTATCTTATTATTATCTTATTTAGTATTGAAGCATTCTGCCTGACATATCACAATACTTTTTAGttatcaaaacacaaaaatgtttccGCTAGTTACCCTCTTTCCCCTCGCCAGCTGATGGTGTCTctggaggaagtggaggaagaGGGTCTTCTGGTGTCCTGGTCTTTTTCCCAGCAGCCACTGCTCTCTCTGGCCGTGTCTCCCTGCAGAGCACAGCAAGAGGTGATAGACTGATCTGAGGCCAGTCCACTCCATTCACACATAGTGTAAAACTCAGTGAGAGGTCTGATAAACTGATCAGGGTCCAGTCCACCCCATCCTCACATACACTGGCGTGGGTGAGGGGGAATGTGACTGGATTAACGGGGGATGTGATGTGTTGTCTGAGCTACATCTGGGTGGTGTTTTATTCAGGGATGTGAGGAAAAGGTGGATGTCAACATGATCAGGGACCTGGTGGAGAATGCCATTGTCAGCACTCACCCTGCCATGATGGTTCACCTGAAAGCCTGTGAAAGCTCTGCAGTGAGTCGCCTACCCCTTTACCCACATCAACACCTCACGGTCCTGCCCTCTGCCAGTTTTGACTGTGATTTGAGCACTGGCAGGTGACCTTACCTGTATGTTTCTTTCGTCAGTCTCCAGCAAAGGGGCAAAATCAGGGGCGGAGCTCTCCTTCACCGGACACCCCTCTGCAACGGATTATAGTCTGTCAACTCAGAGTGACAGGACTCAGAGGAGGGGGTAAGGCTtttggaggggagggaggtgagGAGGAAAGGCCATGGTAGATGGAGCCAAGGCTTTAACAAAGGGGAAGGGGTAAGGCTTTAGCAGGGGAAGTGGGTAAGACTTTAGTTCACAAAGGGCAACACCAGTGCCAATGATATTTTATGTTCCCAGGGGCCCAGTTGCTTCAGCTTCGAGAGCTCTGCTGTGCCCTTGATTTGGACCCACCAACCCAGAAGGCAAGGAGTGCCTTCCTGCCTGTCCCTGCCAGACCAGGGGCGGAGCTGGAGTGGAACGAGGATTTGGCTTTGTAAGAACCTGGCTTATGGTGATTTAGCAATGCTAGAAAGTGCTAGAATCTCTGTAAAACACTTCTTTAGCGATTCTGGATTCAAAGGTAAAACAGTACTTTGTAAAGTCGTCTGTGGGCTCGGCTCTGAATTCCCAATGGTGTTGCAGGGATCTGGATGCAGACACCAAGGGGCTGGAGGTTCGGCTGGTGGAGAGAAACAGCATGGGGGAAAGTAAGATTCCTTTCAGTAGAAAATAGTCCCTGACGAGAAAAGGTAAATGAGAGCATATTATTGTACAGGTGCACACTGCAGGATGTTTATGTAGGTggtgaaagaaaacattttcatgatgACAGTGCTTGGAATCTGCCCACATAATTATGAGgcttcacacacatgcatcacaTGTCTTGTATGGATGCTGTTATAAACTTTGCTGAAGCCTTTGGTACTTGGTActttttataaatttttttgtcttgtttttggcAGAGTTCTTGCCAGGCCACGCCTCCATACCACTAGATTTATCACGGAGAACTCCCGCTGGACAACAGGTCCTGTCAGTCAGCACAGGTTCAGGGCCCACTGCCACTGTCATCCTGGAGGCAAGTGCTTCACTTTCAAATGTCTCATGTCTGCTCAACCAGTGAAATGTACTGTTAATCAGGAATCCATCATTTCCAATCAATTATGACTGCTGGCATAGGGTAGTATAGTACAGTTGCCTAAGTACATTTCCTCACGTGGGTGCCTTGTGGTGTGCTAACAGTCTAAAACTGCTCCAACTGTGTTAATAGTCCACTTCCCCCTGCAGCTGGTGTTCCTGGAGCCGGGCAATGCGCACAGCAGTCACTGTCACACTCAGCCCTGTGCTTCGCCCAACCCTACGCAGGAGGCTGAGACAGAAAACAACCCAATGACCAACAGCAAGATGGTCTTCATGGCTCCCACTGCACAGACGCAACCTTTTCCTGACTGCAAACCAAGTCAGAATCATTTGTATACCTGTTATTGCTGGCGGGAGAAAGATCTGCCAGAATGTTGCTCATAATGTACACAATGATTATGAATCTGTCCAGAACTACAATTTATTTGACATGCTCGAAATGAGTAGTAGTTTTCTGACAGTATTTGTATTGTGGTGTTGGGTAGATCCCCAGAGGgactctctcccttcctctctctgcaggtacgGATTCTGCCTCCTGTTCTCCTCACAAAGTGAGGCAAGCAGAAATAGCAGGGCTCAGGGAGCCCTGTGCAAACTCCAGTCCCACCAGCAGCTGTGAGTTCAGATGTACCCTCTGATTGGTTTGGCTGTTAGTTCAGATGCGTGGTGATTGGTCCAATTAGGGACAGACCTCATGAGATTTGACTCAGCTTACATTTTCTAGGGCAGGGGTATTGAAAGCCTGTTCACAGAGTAAAAATGTATACGTGTAGCCAATATTTTGCTTGCACTTGGTGTGATGACTGTGTTTTTCCCATGTTTATCCACAGTGAAGGTCCTCCTCTCAAATGGCCTGGACCCTATGGATGACACCGCGATTAGACACCTAATTATGAAGCAGATGTCCTCAAAAAGGGGTGCAGACActggcctgcagggggagcaCTCCCTGCAGGGAAATAACAGTGATGGGTCCAGCTCCCAGAGGGTCATTTGGCAGGACTGTGATGAGGCAGCTCGCTCCAGTAATTCTGAGCGTCCTTCCACTGATGACCTGGAGTCTGAGAGCGGCTCCACCGGGGCTTTGGAGACACGCAGTCTCAAGGACCACAAAGGTGACACACCTTAATATACActctgaccactttattaggtatttgttattttttggacttattggtgGGCacaccttcttttttttcttctgctgctgtagctcacTACTTCAaggttcagagatgttcttctgcataccactcaaATAACTGTCATCTTCATGTCAGGATGGACTAGTCTGGCAATtaccctctgacctctctcgttaacaagTCTTTTTCACCAGAGAACAGCAGCACTCTGGATGGTTCTCTgtaaactagagactgttgtgaaaaTCCCTCaagatcggcagtttctgagaccatcctgtctggcaccaacaatcattccatggtcaaagtcaattagatcacatttcttccccattctgatgtttggccCGAACATGTTGAACTGAGGCTCttgactgcatgcttttattcagtTGCCggcacacgattggctgattagatattttcattaacaagctggtgaacaggtctttaattgatattattatcatttgaaGTGGCCTATGACTTTCTCGGTTGTGATACCTACTTCCTGTATTGTGACCCTCAACTTCCTGTGGTGTTGCAGTTGGTTTCCTGCACAGTGGCACCAAGCTCCTGTTCCGTAGAAGAGCACAGCAGAAGGACCCATGCCTCAGCCGGTCCCACGAGGACGTCTCCAACCTGGGCCACAGCTCTGTCACCCGCAAGAAGTCTGGCAGCTTCTCCCAACGCCTAATCAAGCGCTTTTCCTTTCACTCCAGATCTAAGAACAAGGCCAGTGCTAACACTAATGGAGCACCAGCCACCACTGATGACTAAGAActgggtggggggagagggaggggtgtcCCTCTGCATCCTCAAATGCCATGACCCTGAACCTCAAGCGTGTAATTGTGTGAACTGAGGGATAAAATTCAAAGTCAGATGTGAAGATAACTTTTCTGGAGCAGGTTTCCAAAGAGTGACTGTTACATTGAAACAgcaaaaaacattcacagcAACCAACAAACAAGGCACTCCGATTCACGGGAATGACATGCAGTTACATATGTCAATAAGGGAACATGGAGAGGGCAGCAcgaaaaaaagcacaaaaagaacagcaaatgttttaatgttcttTGCAGGATCctttatttatactgtattatGTTTAATGTAGTATTTTAAAAAACCCTATATCCAGATTGAGGGTATATATTGCAACTGTATATAAGGCATAGGAAtagttttctttccttttcatttccttCTCATTACCCCTACTCCAACCAACAAAGGTTTTGGTGTGCCAGTCTTTGGCACAAATCGGTGCGGTTTGTGACTGTACTAGACCTGCTATACTACTCATTGAGCCCAAGAGTCTGGGGACCAGGGGCAGATGAGGGTATTGTGGCATGCCAGAATATTCCGGTAGACTAGAGAGAACTACACACCCATGTACGGGAGTAataatctcatttttttctATCTATATTGCCTGAaattcacttatttatttatttatttatttatttagtcattCAAATTATGTGGCTTTTTGTGAAAAAAGTCTAATTTTCTCTTTAGTACAGTACTGCTaataacaagcattttttcTTGAAATGTTATGTAGGTTAAGTTAATAACAAGTACAATTTAGTTGTTAAGCAGATGGATTTAGacaaagcaatttacaaaagtgcatttcacatgGTAATTTAAGTACACATGTTAAATCTTTTCTTTTGAATTAGTGTGGCTAAAGTCTCAGAGTCTTCATTGTTAAATTACAGTGGTTGTTTTCTCtaattttctttattaatgaacattaaaacaaacatcatatcagtgtatttctgtatggattaaaatctatttttttctcccaaagaaACCTTCAAGTATTATAGCCTTCATGTTGCCTATTTTTGAATATGTCACCTACACCACAGCAAGGGAGCACTCTGTTTACACTCCACTCCTAGCTACTAATCAGGGATAGGAATGTTGAGCTAACTGAAATGATCTGAGgagatgcatttttaatgattgCTTCTTCTGAAACGGCCATTCAGCTCAGAATGTTAAAGCACGTCCTAAAGAATCATGATTCttcaagaaataattccagATCATGCTAATCTCAAATCTTGATGCTACTCCTAGTTTTATGATCTCAGCCTCCTGCTAAATGCCTTTTCATACAGCTCTGTCCTAATCTGAAAGGTAAATAGGAGCCTATGGCTCAAGAAGAGACTCATATTTATGTATTCTTGTTCTAGTACAAAGTAGCCTAAAGGAAGCAAGTAGGCGGCTACTTACAGTATATCATCATTCGTAATGACATATCCTAATATCAGAGATGTCTGCTAATATGCTAATCAAATGGTAATAAAAGGCCAAGTTTTGAGGTGTTAGACCAACCCATGAACAAGCTTTGGTCAGTCATACATTCCCAATTATAATAACTTAGTGgatgaaaacaatattttcaaaacaatattttatttaattttgattgAATGTCCCTTAGGTTAAGAGAAGGACAGTGTATAGAGCTTTGGgaatccaaaatgtaatgtcctcGTTTGACGAagcagggtctcaggaggtatGTTTCGAGAACATTGCAGGAACATCATATTGGGAAGGTTATGTGAGTTACGTTCTAAAACCATGCCGTGAAGATTCTTACATCACGTTTCTAGAATGTTCCTGGAATGTTACTGTGGAAGCTTCTCCTAGAACCTATAGATAATGTTACTGAATGTTCTCCGAACGTTCCCTGTTAGCTAGGACGTATCCTATTTTCACTGTAAATTAGCTATAGATCCTCGAGCTCCAGGATCATGAGGCACGAGCTCACCTTACTTCTTGCTAGGTAGCTAGCCTTCTCAACGCTCGTCTGAAATGATACATCTTATAAAATATACTAATATATCTAATTTAAGCAAGTGATGCCTTATGTCAATTTAATTTGACAAAAGCTTACATCAAATAATTACGTACAATAGTTTTTCGGATTGTAATTTTTGTTCCTTAGGTAACGTTTGCTAGCAAGCCAACGATGGAGTGTAAGCAAACTAGCTACAGCGTCGCGACGTCATGTTACTTTGCTAGTACATGCTAACtagcctttttttaatttttgtataCAGCTAGCGGATTATAAATTTTAACACAACACAGTGTTTATGTTCTATGTTTACATATACTAATTTAAAGTGGAATTACTGTTGCAGCGAACCCATCAGTCACCATCTTGTGGGGATAATTTGTTAGATAGTTCGACAATTCAGGCTAGCTAGGTAACAATAACTAAGCCGTGAGTAACGTTAACGTTCTATGTCAAAGTAGACAGTATAGCGAGTttgatatagctagctagctagcaactcAAGTTACAAGACAATGCAAGTCTACCTAGTTATCTATTACAATTTGTAACAACTGGCTACGtccaaaataacatttcaaaggTAGCTGATATTTCCATTTCCAAAACCCACAGGTTAACTGGCTGAAATGACAGGAAGAGGCAAgacgctgacaggaaggggagtgGACAGTAAGGGACCAAAGATAATGACAAAAGAGGTCACGAAACAGGTTTGGGTCATGTTATTTTAGtgcattaaaaatataacaatattCCAACAATTTGGAAGAAAGCTAAAAcccctggttttgttttttgtttgtatcaCAATAGACGAGTGGGATAAAGAAGTAACTAAT encodes:
- the LOC133107960 gene encoding phospholipid transfer protein C2CD2L-like isoform X1; translation: MHTAVMMFEDIGWILLVAVFLVSVLTVLLWLVQNSVGGRSAASWALPGSLKPHNLARGVWGSLQKLRLGRNAGVGDPGMSAAGAKSLLSSLFSFRSFRENCQQAWIRALNDQACRHGCSIQITFEDNLQLSSSASIDQVTCMDQSACTMVLQCNCEVDTVTFPVTVTEQSPAAVSVDAYQVTIAPAQVQLMVSLEEVEEEGLLVSWSFSQQPLLSLAVSPCRAQQEGCEEKVDVNMIRDLVENAIVSTHPAMMVHLKACESSASPAKGQNQGRSSPSPDTPLQRIIVCQLRVTGLRGGGAQLLQLRELCCALDLDPPTQKARSAFLPVPARPGAELEWNEDLALDLDADTKGLEVRLVERNSMGEKFLPGHASIPLDLSRRTPAGQQVLSVSTGSGPTATVILELVFLEPGNAHSSHCHTQPCASPNPTQEAETENNPMTNSKMVFMAPTAQTQPFPDCKPSTDSASCSPHKVRQAEIAGLREPCANSSPTSSLKVLLSNGLDPMDDTAIRHLIMKQMSSKRGADTGLQGEHSLQGNNSDGSSSQRVIWQDCDEAARSSNSERPSTDDLESESGSTGALETRSLKDHKVGFLHSGTKLLFRRRAQQKDPCLSRSHEDVSNLGHSSVTRKKSGSFSQRLIKRFSFHSRSKNKASANTNGAPATTDD
- the LOC133107960 gene encoding phospholipid transfer protein C2CD2L-like isoform X2; translation: MIIWNKNALLHVGGRSAASWALPGSLKPHNLARGVWGSLQKLRLGRNAGVGDPGMSAAGAKSLLSSLFSFRSFRENCQQAWIRALNDQACRHGCSIQITFEDNLQLSSSASIDQVTCMDQSACTMVLQCNCEVDTVTFPVTVTEQSPAAVSVDAYQVTIAPAQVQLMVSLEEVEEEGLLVSWSFSQQPLLSLAVSPCRAQQEGCEEKVDVNMIRDLVENAIVSTHPAMMVHLKACESSASPAKGQNQGRSSPSPDTPLQRIIVCQLRVTGLRGGGAQLLQLRELCCALDLDPPTQKARSAFLPVPARPGAELEWNEDLALDLDADTKGLEVRLVERNSMGEKFLPGHASIPLDLSRRTPAGQQVLSVSTGSGPTATVILELVFLEPGNAHSSHCHTQPCASPNPTQEAETENNPMTNSKMVFMAPTAQTQPFPDCKPSTDSASCSPHKVRQAEIAGLREPCANSSPTSSLKVLLSNGLDPMDDTAIRHLIMKQMSSKRGADTGLQGEHSLQGNNSDGSSSQRVIWQDCDEAARSSNSERPSTDDLESESGSTGALETRSLKDHKVGFLHSGTKLLFRRRAQQKDPCLSRSHEDVSNLGHSSVTRKKSGSFSQRLIKRFSFHSRSKNKASANTNGAPATTDD